The Carassius carassius chromosome 34, fCarCar2.1, whole genome shotgun sequence genome has a segment encoding these proteins:
- the LOC132114675 gene encoding torsin-1A-interacting protein 2-like: MLKLEEKTRSINEKGDRLNQTDQADVEMSEINQEKTDQENSDMDMEYDHKSSLKGSSDQSGTEKVYPGSLLEENMESEVLQSSQMSIHLKNEENYRPVTKSGGESGDPSSLGAVPLEIQRDAYRLRNRNNKNYQNPTTEKPKSYVRTRDPPGLDNWKRYPPTEPQKSNIYQTFKYPITIQTTNHKNTEMKNLQKPVTSKASPPSTSKVWTSYVCRLLLWSLILTGILGLAFLFYQKTLRSPQNNVVNPKTVDTFDLKVTALEALFPSQRSVFWKRSRKHLKNHLEMVNPSEPVSVILTAGLQAERTLGCLARNLAMAYSATHNASILEIQGTTKSTQDSKQVKLDIDEALREAFEGDKPAAVVHRFEELPPGSTLIFYRYCDHENAAYKKVFLVFTVMLSVDEIAPMTSLSAVEDMVYEQIKQKFVISNKSTMFDQMDVDKLSGLWSRISHVILPVAAEGKIEQQGCEA, from the exons ATGCTAAAGCTTGAAGAGAAGACGAGGAGTATAAACGAGAAAGGTGATAGATTAAATCAAACAGATCAAGCGGATGTGGAGATGAGTGAGATTAATCAGGAAAAAACGGATCAAGAAAATTCAGATATGGACATGGAGTATGACCACAAGTCCAGTTTGAAAG GTTCCTCAGACCAGTCTGGGACAGAAAAAGTGTATCCTGGCTCTCTACTTGAAGAAAATATGGAAAGTGAGGTGTTGCAGAGCAGTCAAATGTCTATTCATCTAAAGAATGAAGAAAATTACAGACCAGTCACAAAATCTGGAGGTGAATCTGGAG ATCCCTCTAGTTTGGGCGCTGTTCCATTGGAAATTCAACGAGATGCTTATAGATTGAGAAATAGGAATAACAAGAACTATCAGAATCCCACAACGGAAAAACCCAAAA GTTATGTTCGTACTAGAGATCCCCCTGGTCTTGATAATTGGAAAAGATACCCACCAACTGAACCCCAGAAGAGTAACATCTACCAAACATTTAAATATCCCATCACCATTCAAACCACGAATCACAAAAAcacag AAATGAAGAATTTGCAGAAACCAGTCACCTCAAAAGCAAGTCCACCCTCCACCTCTAAAG TCTGGACGTCGTATGTGTGCAGGCTTCTTCTGTGGTCTCTGATACTGACAGGAATACTGGGTTTGGcctttttgttttatcaaaaGACCTTACGCTCACCTCAAAATAATGTGGTCAATCCTAAAACAGTGGATACATTTGATCTGAAGGTAACAGCTCTAGAGGCTCTTTTTCCCAGTCAGCGCTCAGTGTTCTGGAAGAGGAGTAGGAAACATCTTAAAAATCACCTGGAGATGGTCAACCCTTCTGAACCAGTCAGTGTAATTCTGACTGCTGGTCTTCAGGCTGAAAGGACGTTGGGCTGCCTTGCTCGAAATTTAGCCATGGCGTACTCTGCTACCCATAATGCTTCGATCTTAGAAATCCAAGGGACCACCAAAAGCACACAAGACAGTAAGCAGGTCAAGCTGGACATTGATGAAGCACTGAGGGAAGCATTTGAAGGTGATAAACCTGCAGCTGTTGTGCACCGTTTTGAGGAGCTCCCTCCTGGATCTACGCTTATATTCTATCGCTATTGTGACCATGAGAATGCTGCTTACAAGAAGGTTTTCCTGGTCTTCACTGTGATGCTTTCGGTGGATGAAATAGCCCCGATGACCAGTCTAAGTGCAGTGGAGGACATGGTATATGAGCAGATAAAACAGAAGTTTGTCATCTCAAACAAATCCACTATGTTTGATCAAATGGACGTGGATAAACTGAGTGGACTGTGGAGCAGAATTTCTCACGTCATCCTGCCAGTGGCTGCAGAAGGGAAAATTGAACAGCAGGGCTGTGAGGCATAA